From Candidatus Peregrinibacteria bacterium, the proteins below share one genomic window:
- a CDS encoding AbrB/MazE/SpoVT family DNA-binding domain-containing protein produces MMNTYTLKLFNTGQVTLPKNWREKYDTKNFIAKETKDGLLIQPIKEEKVVYFENKKSFGLYCEEGLPIDDIINKIKEIHGSD; encoded by the coding sequence ATGATGAATACGTATACGCTCAAACTTTTTAATACCGGCCAAGTAACTCTCCCAAAAAATTGGCGTGAAAAATACGACACGAAAAATTTTATCGCAAAAGAAACGAAAGATGGTTTGCTTATCCAACCAATTAAAGAAGAGAAAGTCGTTTATTTCGAAAATAAGAAAAGTTTTGGACTTTACTGCGAAGAAGGCTTGCCGATTGATGATATTATAAACAAGATTAAAGAGATCCATGGATCAGATTGA
- the dnaN gene encoding DNA polymerase III subunit beta — MKLTCEQKDLSLALSIVNRAISSGNTLLVLNNILIKAEGKKLFFTATNLEIAINYFIEANVMNEGAITIPAKVFTNYVSLLKSGEVTLEVTEGLTLNIKAHHENIKIKGIKIDEFPLIPQIEKKESFKISANMLSEMANQVTFSASNNLSRPVLMGVLFELKNDEFKMVTTDSYRLSERSTPLKSELEFTCIIPSRTISELAKVLEDTNDEVTVYISKNQVLFEQKALSLTSRLIEGNFPDYKKIIPKESKTSVKIDKEAFILGVKKTNLFVREHNSGVRVGIGGSSMMIQTEENQVGEGKVEVDIEKNGEDNEIALNAQFLLDVLTQMKDKDIMFELDGKLSPVTIKSEKGDGYLHIIMPLRV, encoded by the coding sequence ATGAAATTAACTTGCGAACAAAAAGATTTAAGTCTTGCTCTATCGATTGTAAATAGAGCGATAAGTTCTGGAAACACACTTCTGGTTCTTAACAATATTCTTATCAAGGCCGAAGGTAAGAAGTTGTTTTTTACGGCAACAAATTTGGAAATAGCGATAAATTATTTTATCGAGGCGAATGTTATGAATGAAGGCGCTATAACTATTCCGGCAAAAGTATTTACGAATTACGTTTCACTTTTAAAATCAGGTGAGGTTACGCTTGAGGTTACAGAGGGATTAACGTTAAATATTAAAGCCCATCACGAAAACATTAAAATAAAGGGGATAAAAATCGATGAATTCCCACTTATTCCACAAATAGAAAAGAAGGAAAGTTTTAAAATTTCAGCGAACATGCTTAGTGAAATGGCAAATCAAGTTACATTCTCAGCGTCAAATAATTTATCAAGACCGGTGTTAATGGGGGTTTTATTTGAACTGAAAAACGATGAATTTAAAATGGTAACGACTGATTCGTACAGGCTTTCTGAGAGATCAACACCACTTAAGTCCGAATTAGAATTCACGTGCATAATCCCATCAAGAACAATTTCAGAACTTGCAAAAGTTTTAGAGGATACAAACGACGAGGTTACGGTTTATATATCTAAAAACCAGGTATTGTTTGAACAGAAGGCGCTTTCACTTACATCAAGACTGATTGAGGGAAACTTCCCGGATTATAAGAAAATAATACCAAAGGAGAGTAAAACTTCTGTAAAAATAGACAAAGAGGCGTTTATACTTGGGGTTAAGAAGACTAATTTGTTTGTTAGGGAGCATAATTCCGGCGTTAGAGTTGGGATTGGTGGAAGTAGTATGATGATTCAAACTGAGGAAAATCAAGTTGGAGAGGGGAAGGTGGAAGTAGATATTGAAAAAAACGGTGAAGACAATGAGATAGCGCTTAATGCACAGTTTTTACTTGATGTACTTACTCAGATGAAAGATAAGGATATTATGTTTGAATTGGATGGTAAGCTTTCACCCGTTACAATTAAGTCAGAAAAAGGGGATGGCTACCTTCATATAATTATGCCACTTAGAGTGTAG
- a CDS encoding type II toxin-antitoxin system RelE/ParE family toxin, producing MNTFQFTKKGKKSLRELPKDMQKRIEERLHWLKSHPDIFSVIETLQDYYPATHRVRVGNYRVLVHHESQAKSNNLFYVLKIGHRGGIYRQSI from the coding sequence ATGAATACATTTCAATTTACGAAAAAAGGCAAAAAGTCACTTAGGGAATTGCCTAAAGATATGCAAAAAAGAATAGAAGAAAGACTGCATTGGTTAAAGTCACATCCGGATATATTTTCAGTAATTGAAACCTTGCAAGACTATTATCCGGCTACGCATCGTGTTAGAGTCGGGAATTATAGAGTACTTGTGCATCACGAAAGCCAGGCCAAATCGAACAACCTGTTCTATGTCTTAAAAATCGGTCATCGAGGTGGGATTTACCGACAATCTATATGA